One segment of Acropora muricata isolate sample 2 chromosome 8, ASM3666990v1, whole genome shotgun sequence DNA contains the following:
- the LOC136924936 gene encoding uncharacterized protein isoform X2, whose product MLNELLNQSGQLPVYAAEGSSMDTRSAAAVTLQAAICFFLPLGAMVFTYLRIFHAARKQSRKVVPITGEIEGKDEPSVSDSRTNLTGLSRAPLSLPTEEFSKSAASLNSNIHNKSFSSLKLMPPVDLCKQEEVGKQKNLNKDICEPSVDSSCDETNAGRSAVLKTNALSTKQKKQNSFLYQSRDSDLISGVNSNFGNLQDSEVFADSLTETVINKCKESYQHASLQNSAPSYANSTSVKTNVVKESMKNRVAMNTLPPLQNSKHKHKNENTYSTIDADEPPSSINNNNYVTGDKFKQQNDFKSIKEQLAVASGDLNIEGKEKADCKTLLNIPTDVPQSSSNATSTLPQNRAQSAKSLPEFQGEKSITPTFSRKKRVSTASIARFSRSYSFRAFSKSSLALMKLRKKRDVQVRAKMRRETKAAKTLLIVVGTFVLCWTPHFVGIFCLLAEQCSWPDEFFAITTWLAMLNSACNPVIYGVMSKQFRKRFRQILQCKKSFF is encoded by the exons ATGCTGAACGAACTCCTAAATCAAAGTGGTCAACTCCCAGTGTATGCTGCAGAAGGCTCTTCTATGGATACTCGGTCGGCTGCAGCAGTCACTCTTCAAGCTGCAA TCTGCTTTTTCCTGCCTCTTGGCGCCATGGTATTCACTTATTTAAGAATTTTTCACGCAGCAAGGAAACAATCTAGGAAGGTTGTTCCAATAACTGGAGAGATCGAAGGAAAAGACGAACCAAGCGTGAGTGACAGTCGAACTAACTTAACAGGATTAAGCCGGGCGCCTTTATCTCTACCAACCGAAGAATTCAGCAAAAGTGCAGCTTCTCTCAACAGTAACATTCACAACAAAAGCTTCTCAAGTCTCAAACTTATGCCCCCTGTCGATTTATGCAAGCAAGAAGAAGTTgggaaacaaaaaaatctcaACAAAGATATTTGCGAGCCATCGGTGGATTCCAGTTGTGATGAAACGAACGCTGGCAGGTCAGCTGTGTTAAAGACCAATGCATTGTCAacgaaacagaaaaaacaaaattcgtTTCTTTATCAGAGCAGGGATTCTGACTTGATAAGTGGAGTGAATAGTAACTTCGGAAACCTACAGGATTCCGAAGTTTTTGCAGATTCTCTCACGGAGACAGTAATCAATAAATGCAAAGAAAGCTATCAACACGCCTCTCTACAAAATAGTGCACCGTCATATGCGAATTCAACATCAGTTAAGACAAATGTGGTTAAAGAGAGTATGAAGAACCGCGTTGCAATGAATACTTTACCACCGTTGCAAAATTCAAAGCATaaacataaaaatgaaaacacttaTTCAACTATCGACGCTGACGAACCACCATCTagtatcaataataataactatgtCACTGGAGataaattcaaacaacaaaatgaCTTTAAATCCATCAAAGAACAACTCGCAGTTGCAAGTGGCGATTTGAATATCGAAGGCAAAGAAAAAGCTGATTGCAAGACGCTTTTAAATATTCCAACTGATGTTCCACAAAGCTCCTCAAATGCGACTTCCACGCTTCCACAAAATAGAGCACAATCCGCAAAAAGTTTGCCAGAATTTCAAGGAGAAAAATCAATAACACCTACTTTTTCTAGGAAGAAACGCGTATCAACAGCTTCAATCGCGAGATTTTCAAGGTCTTATTCTTTCAGAGCATTCAGCAAATCTTCTTTAGCATTGATGAAACTGAGGAAAAAGAGAGATGTCCAAGTGCGTGCAAAAATGCGCCGAGAGACAAAGGCGGCTAAGACGCTGTTAATTGTTGTAGGGACGTTTGTGTTATGCTGGACTCCTCACTTCGTAGGGATTTTCTGTTTGCTAGCTGAACAATGTTCTTGGCCTGATGAATTTTTCGCCATCACTACATGGCTGGCCATGTTGAATTCTGCCTGTAATCCTGTTATTTACGGAGTCATGAGTAAGCAGTTTAGGAAAAGATTTAGACAGATTTTACAATGCAAAAAGAGTTTCTTTTGA
- the LOC136924936 gene encoding putative tyramine receptor 2 isoform X1, which yields MLNELLNQSGQLPVYAAEGSSMDTRSAAAVTLQAASMVAIIIVALGGNILILLAIYIDKTLQTITNVFIINLACADLLLTIIGMPFTLASSITYDWIFGGTWCKVNGMANSLFCVASILTLSAVSIDRYLAILYPFKYTTWITNKVAAGMIAYIWSHSLLVACLPLTNWSNYTFIRSESICTVQWEYSISYTLFLFSVCFFLPLGAMVFTYLRIFHAARKQSRKVVPITGEIEGKDEPSVSDSRTNLTGLSRAPLSLPTEEFSKSAASLNSNIHNKSFSSLKLMPPVDLCKQEEVGKQKNLNKDICEPSVDSSCDETNAGRSAVLKTNALSTKQKKQNSFLYQSRDSDLISGVNSNFGNLQDSEVFADSLTETVINKCKESYQHASLQNSAPSYANSTSVKTNVVKESMKNRVAMNTLPPLQNSKHKHKNENTYSTIDADEPPSSINNNNYVTGDKFKQQNDFKSIKEQLAVASGDLNIEGKEKADCKTLLNIPTDVPQSSSNATSTLPQNRAQSAKSLPEFQGEKSITPTFSRKKRVSTASIARFSRSYSFRAFSKSSLALMKLRKKRDVQVRAKMRRETKAAKTLLIVVGTFVLCWTPHFVGIFCLLAEQCSWPDEFFAITTWLAMLNSACNPVIYGVMSKQFRKRFRQILQCKKSFF from the coding sequence ATGCTGAACGAACTCCTAAATCAAAGTGGTCAACTCCCAGTGTATGCTGCAGAAGGCTCTTCTATGGATACTCGGTCGGCTGCAGCAGTCACTCTTCAAGCTGCAAGTATGgttgcaattattattgttgctctAGGAGGCAATATTTTGATTCTTCTTGCAATCTATATCGACAAGACACTGCAAACAATCACCAATGTTTTCATTATTAACCTCGCCTGTGCCGATCTGCTGTTGACCATCATTGGGATGCCCTTCACCCTGGCCTCTTCTATTACCTATGACTGGATATTCGGTGGTACTTGGTGTAAGGTGAACGGTATGGCCAACTCTTTGTTTTGCGTGGCCTCTATACTCACTCTTTCCGCGGTCTCAATCGATCGCTATCTGGCGATTCTCTATCCATTCAAGTACACAACGTGGATAACAAACAAAGTTGCGGCTGGAATGATCGCTTACATCTGGTCGCATTCTCTTCTCGTTGCGTGCTTGCCACTAACCAACTGGTCAAATTACACTTTTATTCGTTCAGAATCTATTTGTACCGTTCAGTGGGAATACAGTATTTCATACACTTTGTTTCTCTTTTCAGTCTGCTTTTTCCTGCCTCTTGGCGCCATGGTATTCACTTATTTAAGAATTTTTCACGCAGCAAGGAAACAATCTAGGAAGGTTGTTCCAATAACTGGAGAGATCGAAGGAAAAGACGAACCAAGCGTGAGTGACAGTCGAACTAACTTAACAGGATTAAGCCGGGCGCCTTTATCTCTACCAACCGAAGAATTCAGCAAAAGTGCAGCTTCTCTCAACAGTAACATTCACAACAAAAGCTTCTCAAGTCTCAAACTTATGCCCCCTGTCGATTTATGCAAGCAAGAAGAAGTTgggaaacaaaaaaatctcaACAAAGATATTTGCGAGCCATCGGTGGATTCCAGTTGTGATGAAACGAACGCTGGCAGGTCAGCTGTGTTAAAGACCAATGCATTGTCAacgaaacagaaaaaacaaaattcgtTTCTTTATCAGAGCAGGGATTCTGACTTGATAAGTGGAGTGAATAGTAACTTCGGAAACCTACAGGATTCCGAAGTTTTTGCAGATTCTCTCACGGAGACAGTAATCAATAAATGCAAAGAAAGCTATCAACACGCCTCTCTACAAAATAGTGCACCGTCATATGCGAATTCAACATCAGTTAAGACAAATGTGGTTAAAGAGAGTATGAAGAACCGCGTTGCAATGAATACTTTACCACCGTTGCAAAATTCAAAGCATaaacataaaaatgaaaacacttaTTCAACTATCGACGCTGACGAACCACCATCTagtatcaataataataactatgtCACTGGAGataaattcaaacaacaaaatgaCTTTAAATCCATCAAAGAACAACTCGCAGTTGCAAGTGGCGATTTGAATATCGAAGGCAAAGAAAAAGCTGATTGCAAGACGCTTTTAAATATTCCAACTGATGTTCCACAAAGCTCCTCAAATGCGACTTCCACGCTTCCACAAAATAGAGCACAATCCGCAAAAAGTTTGCCAGAATTTCAAGGAGAAAAATCAATAACACCTACTTTTTCTAGGAAGAAACGCGTATCAACAGCTTCAATCGCGAGATTTTCAAGGTCTTATTCTTTCAGAGCATTCAGCAAATCTTCTTTAGCATTGATGAAACTGAGGAAAAAGAGAGATGTCCAAGTGCGTGCAAAAATGCGCCGAGAGACAAAGGCGGCTAAGACGCTGTTAATTGTTGTAGGGACGTTTGTGTTATGCTGGACTCCTCACTTCGTAGGGATTTTCTGTTTGCTAGCTGAACAATGTTCTTGGCCTGATGAATTTTTCGCCATCACTACATGGCTGGCCATGTTGAATTCTGCCTGTAATCCTGTTATTTACGGAGTCATGAGTAAGCAGTTTAGGAAAAGATTTAGACAGATTTTACAATGCAAAAAGAGTTTCTTTTGA